Part of the Oncorhynchus tshawytscha isolate Ot180627B linkage group LG23, Otsh_v2.0, whole genome shotgun sequence genome, GTGTTGACAAACTCATTGAACTGCAACCTGTACAGGACAGTTGTTTTACCTGCAGAGTCCAGTCCCAAAATGGCGATATGGAATGACTGAAAGAAGGGGATTCTTGAGAGGAAGGTCTGTGGTTCTGATAATCTATTCCCCATCTTTTCTCATGTGGGGAACAACAGGTGGAATAAAAGGGTTGGTCTACTTTTCCAACGATGATTGGCACTGATTATATTCCAATTAGAAGACAACCGTGacctaaaaataaaacaaattttaCTTCAGCCAAGCAAAAATAGGACACAAATATAAGTCTACCGCAAACTTAAGTCGACACAGAATACTTATAGACTATATGAAGGTGATCAAATCAGTTATCCATGTGTTATTCACTTATTGAGGGCAGCATTTGACCTGAGTAGTGCCAAATGCATATGACATTCATTAAACACCCTCAATTATAAAGGCTCAAATGAAAATACAATGCAGAAATACCGGACTTTGTCAAGGTATGCTACACACTTGAATTTTAGGCGGCAGCAATGCACAATCCTATTGCCAAGGATAGGCGCGTAAATGAATATAAAGTCGATAGGCATACAGATGCTGACAGCCAGTAACGCCACTTGACCTGATACCAGGCTCTCAAATTGCGGCATAAATCTTTATTATAGCCTACAACCGTTCCGTCCAGCCAGACATTTTCGTGCAGGGCATCACTTACATCTATCCACTCTGAATACGCGGAACTGTGTTCACGAGGTCCAGTAACATGTTATCCAATGTTCACAATACAGAGCTTCTGATGACTGTCGCGCGGTCAGCAGCGTCCTATTATTTTTACTAGACGGTTTCATTCCCATAGAATAATACTGCAGTGCAATTTGTGGAAAAACCTGCTCATGTTCTAGCAAACGATTGGTTCAAGGGGTAGTCCATCAGTAATGTATCCATTCAGACCACGCCCATCACCTGTTGCTGCAACGTCATTATTCCagccaatatatttattataCTATCATTACGCAATACTATGCAACATCAACAATGCCTAAAATAAAAACGTATCTGATAGTATGCTAGGTCAAAGTCTAAACATAATATTTACGAATGGTTATTAACATAACATAGCAAGCCAAGCATTCTGTAGGCTATATTCGTAAAAGTAAAAGAAACAAAAAGTAAAAGAAAAGTCACTAAATAGTTTGTGATATGAATTAATTAAAATGAACAATTTATTGAACTATAAAAAATGCCTAATTTAccgtttttgttgttgctgtgttcGTGTGTCGCATGTGCCTTGGCTTGGGTTTTGATATACGCTAAACAGCGCCGCCCCATGATGCGTCCTTAGCTGTTTACTTTCAAACTGTTGGGCAAAAGTACAAATTGTATCCCACGCATACTGAATTTATAGTGAGAATAATCACAGGATTAATTGTAGAAATTATAATCCTGCGGTATCTATTTAAATCATGTTAATTATatataattaaaaataaatacgtTAGCCTCTGTTTTTATAAATAGCGCCCCATTGAAGTTTACATTTAAAATAATGAAGGTGTGATTTAGTTTAGGGACGTCCCAGGGTTTCTGGATAGCACTATCCGTCTTGTCAGGGGGTTGCGAAGAAGGAGTCAGACGGAATCAGGTGCAAAATGAACAAAATGGTGGAATTTATTTACAGGTGCAGAAGGTTAGCTTCCTTTTAGGCAGAGTGCCGACAATTCCTCACACAGTTGAGTTTAGCAGAGCCCCAGCTGGGACAACATGCCACTCCAGCCTAAATTTACCCGAAAATGAGCCATCTGAGGCTAgtaaattaaataataataataataacccaaCCCTTAAAACTGGGATAATCCAAAATCAACATAAACAGGTATTTCCTCAGTTTAAATAAAGATCTCACTCAATACTTCACTAGTTTCAATATCACTAGCAAATACATAATACATTTCAACACATCTGGACATAATGTCACATAAATATTCAACGAAGAAAGATATTAGGCAAACACCCATCAACAAAGAACATTGTAATTACTAAACGCAAGCACCTGTTGGATAAAATGTGGACGTGACCAAAGCGCGCCATCCAGGTCGAACCAGTTTACAAACAATCGAAATTGGCGATTAAATAGTAAATAAATACATGAACAAACATTTGCAATAATTTGGTTCCGGGTTCCGAAATTAGTTTGGCTGCTCTctaatctcttgtggacagacgACTTTAACATAAATGGTACATTCATTTGTCACCATACAACCGGAAGTGTGAGATAATGAGCAGCATTAGTTCTGGTGCTTTAGAATTTCGGAAAGGGGAGGGAACATTTGGCCCATAAGATTTGCCCCTAACTTGCGAAGAGAACGGGTGGAGCTGTttgttcccttctccctccctcatgtATGGACCCAGAATTTAATCGAGCATCTGACTAATTACTCAAGGTTTTTGTTCAGGATTAAGCAAGGTTTGGCTGCTCTCCAATTGTGAACTTTAATTGCATTTCGGCCGACATTTTAGAAATTAGTTTCAATGGCATTGTAATGACACACTTTGTTTACATTTTCCAGTTACTGGGATTATCTTTGTCTCCTATTGTCTTGAGAGCATAgatttatacacacacaatagCCTATTAGGCCTagataaattgaaaaaaaaggacATCTTTCAAAAAGTGTCATGGCATGGGCAATTGGTTTGCAATGAAGTCTCTAGTCTAGCCTACAATTATTGTATTTTCATGATACCTCAAAGTATTTTTATTATGCTATAGCCTGCAAGATTCCTTTCTGTGAATGCAAATATTTCAGCCATGCCTTTCACACACCCAGATTAGAACATATTATCTGGCTTAACACACTGGACATTTTAGTGGAGCCTATGCACAGATCACTGCACAGCTGTGGACTCCATAGAAGACTTTAGAGGTCAAAGTGTCAGCCAGTTTTCCAAGAGCTGGAgatcttctcctctactctgtccATGAAAGCACTGTACACTCCgcgtctgtgcctgtgtctctgagaagaagaaaatattttagAAAATGTATATCAGTAGACACTTGAAGCAGCCCtaagctttttaccaaaacagtggcggGCGGGGAAATGGTTTTGTTTTAGCACTTTTGTGTTAAACAGCATAATAACTTGGTAACTGACTAAGTCACGCTACAGAAGTGGCCTAAAGTATCATGAAAGCATTGAATTAAAATGGTGTGGGGCCTATAGCCAGACTGGGCATAAACCAGACCACTCACAGTGTAGGAGGCAGATTTTGGGGGCCAAGGCAATTTAGGGAGTGTGAGCCTGGCCTCCCATCTAGGCTCTGTTGGCTTATAGGTGTCCATCTTCCCAAAAGGTTCCCTTGAATAAATGTCTGTGTCCGATCTGGTCCCCCTAACTGGAGTAGAATGGAAACCAGTGTCACAGTCGGCAGGATATTGCTGAGTTTGCTGTGTAATGTAGGCATAGTTTTGATAAAAGGCCATGGACTTAGCCTTCAAATGATAAATGACTTTGTGCTTTTGTCATGAGTAAGCACAAAATGGATGATGCTTGTCTAATTACAGTAATAGAGCAGTGTCTCCGCACCAATATTCAGGAAAGCTGACTTACTTATACTCAGGTGCTGAGATTTGAAGTTCAACTGACCAGGATCCCTTTCAGCTGCAGTAACCATATTTGGCATGTCATCAGcaagctgaaataaatgtttCAGAGCAAAATGTTTTTCAATATATTTGTCGCCATCTTGTGTTAGAATCATACGCGGCAAGAATTTAGTACCAGTATTTTGTACAAATCATGGAAATCACAAAGAACATGTAAGGAAGGTGTTATGTTATATCACAGCAACATACCTGTCTAAAGTTATGTGGTTTAGGGTTCTTGTAGGCCACAGGAGGGTATTTCCCTGTTTTAACGAACATCTGCTTGGATTCTAAAGAGCCAGGAGGTCTGTATGATGTGCTGAACTTTGGCAGTGCTTTTTTATTCTGGTCAATCTCAGGAATTAGAATGTTTGGGGTAAATCTGTCCACACTTAAGACTGTCTCACTGGAGGCAAGTGTCAGTAAAGGATGATGTGTATTTTTTGTCTTCTTCCTTCGAGGGACACTCAGAGATGTGTAGAGTTTAGGAGAGAAATCAGGCGGCTTCAAGTTCCATGGGTCAACCTGATGTGAATAATGAGGACGAATAAAACCTTCGCTTCTTATGGTGGCTAAGTTCAGGCTAGCAGAAAAGACTGTCTTTTTATTCAAATAAACTGATGTCGAAGGATCCAAGTAACGGTTAGAGGTCATTGTGATATCACAGTCCTGAAATTGTATGAACGGTAACCTGTTCAGGTGCAAAGAAAATAATTAAGGGCTATTGAACTTCTCAACCATACAGCAGTAGCAAACTCTAAAGTGTCTAACATTACACACTTTGCTTCTACTTCTTTTAAATACATCAAATGGCGTTGACCAGGGATAAATTATTTTACTCTTACCTTGAATTTCAAAGACACAATCTGTTACAGAAGACACATGTTCAGAAATGACCAAGTTTCAAGTTCAGCTTGCACTGTTTGATGTGAAGTAAGGGACAACACAGGAAGAAAGTGTTAATACAATAAAAGTGGTTGCTAAGTGACCAGGGTCTGGAGACTTTACATAAAGAATATGCAAAAGGTCTGAGAACAGCAGGAGACTCCGCTAAAAGAAAAAAGAGAAACGTCCTAGCAACCGAGGAACAATGTGCCCTCTGAATGCCAATATCAACCCTTAAACTTAAGGACCTGTCAGATTAGTAAAGACTGACTAAGTAATTTGGAGGCATATGAAATGACGCGGTCTGTGCTTGGTAGACTTTCTATCCTGAAGGGTAGTTTTCGAATGTGTAAACTTTAGTGTAGCTTCTTAGAATATTTTATTAAATCTACAGTGTTTGTCTGTTCACAAATGTGTTTGATCACTGAATTGTTATGAGTAATAGAGTAGAAAATGATATGGTAATTTACACAGTCAGGATGTGAAGAGAGAGGCAGTCTAATCTCATACTAGACGTAACGTAGtacatgtaaatccgggacactcaaattagtatgatatgttatgtttggtatggttacagaaCATAGAAGGCTACTTAgtcggggtggatgggtgggcatATAACACGAACGTCTAGCAAACCTGAGGTTGCGTatttgaatctcatcatggacaacttttgATTTTTAGCTAATTActtacaggattaagattgaatcctactacacctgctctgactctcgtcggatgtgtcagggcttgaaaactagtacggactacaaagggaaacccagctgcgagctgcccattGATGCAAGTCTACCAGACGAGCttaatgccttttatgctcgatcgaggcaagcaacactgaagcatgcatgagagcaccagctgttccagacgactatGTGATAACGCTCCCGTttgccgatgtgagcaagacctttaaacaggacaACATTCACAAAgtcgcggggccagatggattaacaggacgtgtactcaaatcatgcgcggaccaactggcaagtgtcttcactgacattttcaacagaatcatcccggataccctagacccactccaattcgcataccgccccaacagatccacagatgacgcaatctcaatcacactccacactgccctttcccacctggacaaaaggaacacctatgtgagaatgctgttcattgactacagctcagcattcaagaCCATAGtatccacaaagctcatcactaagctaaggacacttggactaaacacctcctcctgcaactggaacctggacttcctgatgggccacccccaggtggtaagggtaggcaacaacacgccggccacgctgatcctcaacactgggactcCTCAGCGGTGCACtcttagttccctcctgtactccctgttcacccacgactgcgtggtcaaacacgactccaacaccatcatttagtttgctgacgacacaacagcctgattaccgacaatgatgagacaacctatagggaggaggtcagagacctggcagtgtagtgccaggacatcaaactctccctcaatgtgagcaagacaaaggagctgatcgtggactacggGAAAAGGCGTGCCGAACAGGCCCCCGTTAATATCgtcagggctgtagtggagcagattgagagtttcaagttctttggtgtccacatcaccaataaactatcatggtccaaacacaccaagagagtcgtgaagagggcatgacaacacctatCCCCCCtccaaaagatttggcatgggtccccagatcctaaaAAAGTTATACAGCAGCCTCCTGGGTATACAGCAGCCTCCTCCGGGTGGCGCactggttaagggcgctgtactgcagcgccagctgtgccaccagagaccctgggttcgcgcccaggctctgtcgtaaccggccgcgaccgggaggtccgtgggccgatgcacaattggcctagcgtcgcccgggaggggttggccggtagggatatccttgtctcatcgcgcaccagcgtcTCCTGTGGCGGGCAAGGGCGCAGTGCGCaccaaccaaggttgccaggtgcacggtgtttcctccgacacattggtgcggctggcttccgggttggatgtgcgctgtgttaagaagcagtgcggcttggttgggttgtgcatcggaggacgcatgactttcaaccttcgtctctcccgagcccatacgggagttgtagcgatgagacaagatagtagctactaaacaattggataccacgaaattggggagaaaacgtcAAATTcaaggtagagttctcctggcatccgccaagcccagattcgtccgtcggaatCCAAGAtgatgaagcatgattcatcactccagagaacgcgtttccactgctccagagtccgatgtggcgagctttacaccactccagccgatgcgtggcattgcgcatggtgatcttaggcttgtgtgtggctgctcggccatggaaacccatttcacgaagctcccgatgaacagttattgtgctgacattgcttccaggggAAGTTTGGACctctagtgagtgttgcaaccgaggacagacgatttttagctactcgcttcagcactcagcagtcccgttctgtgagcttgtgtggcctaccacttcacggctgagccgttgttgctcctagacgtttccacttcacaataacagcacttacagttgaccggggcaactctagcagggcagaaatttgacaaacttacttgttggaaaggtggcatcctatgacggtgccacattgaaagtcgcTGAGCGCTTCTGTAAGGCGtttatactgccaatgtttgtctttggagattgcatgggtgtgtgctcgattttatacacctgtcagcaacgggtgtggctaaaatagtcTAATTCACtagtttgaaggggtgtccacatagtgTATCATACGATTtgaaaattcgtaacatattgcacgaattgtaattcgtaacatatgatACAAAGTtaatgatggacatccacaaattaatacataccaatACGAaacctaacatatcatactaattggtgTCCCTTGATTTacctttactatgttacgtctacccttgAGTCCAGGTTGACAGGGAATTTCTAATTATTAATTTGGTCTCCAATAGTTTACCTCTTGTCAGGTGGGGTGAGGAAAATAAGAAACCACTAGATGGCACTACATACTCCAAGTGAAAAGTATGTCGTATAACATCAGTTGAGGAggctctacagtgtgtgtgtgtgtgtgtgtgtgtgagagagaaagaggagtctACATAGGTGTAGAGGGAATGTCTCTTGTTAtatgtaatgtatgtaaactcagcaaaaaaaaagaaaattccccttttcaggaccctgtctttcaaagataatttgtaaaaatccaaataacttaacagatcttcattgtaaagggtttaaaccctgtttcctatgcttgttcaattaaccataaacaattaatgaacatgcacctgtggaacggtcgttaagaaacTAACAGCTGGCCTCTCGGGTGGCgtagtggtctagggcactgcatcacagcgcccaggctctgtcgcagccgtggggtgacacacaattggcctagtgtcgtcggttagggagggtttggccggtagggatatccttgtctaatCGCGCACcaacgactcctgtggcgggccgggcgcagtgcacgctaaccaaggccgccaggtgcacggtgtttcctccgacacattggtgcggctggcttccgggttggatgcgcgctgtgttaagaagcagtgcggcttggctgggttgtgtttcggaggacgcatgggaGTTGCCTGTATgggagcctgtacgggagttgtagcgatgagacaagatagtaattactaacaattggacaccacgaaattggggaggaaagggggtaaaaaaaaacacactaacagcttacagcctggcaattaaggtcacagttatgaaaacttaggacactaaagaggcttttctactgactctgaaaaacaccaaaagaaagatgcccagggtccctgctcatctgcgtgaacatcccttaggcatgctgcaaggaggcatgaggactgcagatgtgtccagggcaaaaaatgacaatgtctgtactgtgagacacctaagacagcgctacagggagaaaggacggacagctgatcatcctcgcagtggcagattgtgagcactgatggaggattgtgcattcctgttgTAACTCGgggagttgttgttgccatcctgtactgcgggacaggtacaggatggcaacaacaactccctgagttacaccaggaatgcacaatccctccatcagtgctcagactgtccgcaataggctgagagaggctggactgaaggcttgtaggcatgttgtaaggcaggtcctcaccagacatccccagcaacaacgtcgcctatgggcacaaacccaccgtcgctggaccagacaggactggcaaaaagtgctcttctctgaaaAGTCAcatttttgtctcaccaggggtgatggtcagattcatgtttattgtcgaaggaatgatcGTTACACCAAGCGAGGCCTGTACTCGATTTGGAGGtgaagggtccgtcatggtctggggcggtgtgtcacagcatcatcggactgagcttgttgtcattgcaggcaatctcaacgctgtgcgttacaggaaagacatcctcctccctcatgtggtacccttcctgcaggctcatcctgacatgaccctccagcatgacaatgccaccagccatactgctcgttctgtgtgtgattccCTGCAAGACATGTATGtccatgttctgccatggccagcgaagaactcggatctcaatcccattgagcacgtctggaacctgttggatcggagggtgagggctagggccattcctcccagaaatatttgggaacttgcaggtgccttggtggaagagtggggtaacatctcacagcaagaactggcaaatctggtgcagtccatgaggaggagatgcactgcagtacttaatgcagctggtggccacaccagatactgactgttacttttgttcagggacacattgcaGTCAAATGTCtgcggaacttgttcagtttatgtctcagttgttgaatcttgttatgttcatacaaatatttacaaatatttaagtttgctgaaaataaacagttgacagtgagaggatgtttcttttttttgatGGGTTTATTTCAGCAGTTCTCTCAATATTTCAGTTAAATTCTGAGGCATATTTCCATCAGTAAGACACAGTGTAGCCTACCTGGTAAGCAAACAGTTTATAATGAATACTTCATCAGAAACCCTCTAGAGACAGGCCAAGGCATGCAGAGATTATGCCTCGTCCAGACCTTGACTTGCTATCATTCTCTGAATCAGACCGCTGTTTTATGTCTACTATACAGGTAGCTACATGGAGATACTTTTACAGACTAAACCTCCCAGACAAATCAGAGTGTCAGCAGCAAGTTCTGTCCTGCACAATACATTTGCAGCTTTAATTATGTCTTTGTAACAACTGTCCCAATAGTAAAATGAGTAGCCTCCTCATCAATATTTTGTGATCATTATGAAATGGATCTAGTCACATCTCAGTGTTTTATGTCAGCTTTATCCCCAAGCAACAATGAAGTTGTTGGACATTACGTTATATAGAATAGTATGATGAGTTATCCTCAAGACTGTTTCCTCCTTAGGCAACTAAGAGAAACATGCACAAACCATAACTGCATTCATTGTATTCAGTTGCCATTGAGCACTGCTAAGTCAGCCATCTATAATGGTCAATTGTGCtatgagtaaaacatttttggACATGCTGAAAGAAACCTTTGTCTATTTTTTTCCTGATAGATTCCCAATATCCTGTGGTCGAATGAGGATGGAACCTCAGgtctagacacagacagaggaggtcAGATGTCACAGCTGCAATATATTGGGGTCAGACGTAAAGCGGAGGGTATCCCCTTACACAAATTCATATCTGCATGTGGGAGAGTTTACCCACGCAGTTGGTGTGGTGGCCTTTTTATTTGGGCCCATCATGGCAGCTGAACAGAGAGGCTAAAGGCAACAGGAAACCTAATACAGGCCATACAACCCCTGTAAAGGAGTTGACCCTAATGCCCCTATAAAGCTGGGTTTAACCTTTGCCTTTTCAGCTGTGTCTTAGAATAGTTCTTGCCATTGTATCCAGTATCATTTACAGCTACCAAGCCCTCAAGGTTCAGCTGTACCA contains:
- the si:dkey-30e9.6 gene encoding uncharacterized protein si:dkey-30e9.6, which translates into the protein MTSNRYLDPSTSVYLNKKTVFSASLNLATIRSEGFIRPHYSHQVDPWNLKPPDFSPKLYTSLSVPRRKKTKNTHHPLLTLASSETVLSVDRFTPNILIPEIDQNKKALPKFSTSYRPPGSLESKQMFVKTGKYPPVAYKNPKPHNFRQLADDMPNMVTAAERDPGQLNFKSQHLSIIRGTRSDTDIYSREPFGKMDTYKPTEPRWEARLTLPKLPWPPKSASYTRHRHRRGVYSAFMDRVEEKISSSWKTG